ACGGCAACGACAGGAGGATCATGAAGCCGCCCGCCAGCACGAGCCACACGACGGGCCTGCCCATGACCGCGCGCGTGGCACGGTCCCAGAACCCTCCCGGACGACCGTGTTCGATCGTGCGGTTGCGGCCGAAGATGCGCCCGGCGTTGATCTTGTCGCCGAGCATCGCGAGGATCGCCGGCAGCAGCGTCATCGACGCCGCGACCGAGACGAGCACGACGATGATCGCGCCGCCAGCGAGGCTCCGGAAGATCGTGGTCGGCACGAGCAGCATGCCGGCGAGCGCCAGCACCACGGTCAGGCCGCTGAAGAACACCGCCCGGTTCGCCGTGGCGCCCGACATCGCGATCGCGTCGAGCTTCTCCCGCCCCTTCGAACGCTCCTCCCGGTACCGGGAGACGATGAACAGCGAGTAGTCGATGCCGACGGCCAGGCCCATCATCGAGATCAGGTTCGGCGTGAAGAAGCTGAAGTCCCACAGCACCCCGAACAGACCGACCACGCCGAGCGTGACCGCGATCGCGAAGATCCCCATGACGATCGGCGTGAGCCCGGCCACGACGGCCCCGAACACGACGATCAGGACGATGATCGCGGCGAGCACGCCGACGCTCTCGCCGAAGCGCAGGTCTTCCTCGGAGATGCGCTTGAAGTCCTCCGAGGAGCTCACCTGTCCGAGCTGGTAGGCCTCGATGCCGTCCCTCGAGTAAGCCTCGCGCACCTCCTCGACCTCGAGGGCGTGACCGGTGGCGTCGTCGAGATCCCCCGCCAGCACCGCGGTGAACAGCACCGCCTGCCCGTCCTCGGACGGGATCGGCCCGAGCGCGGCCACGCGTGGATCGGCGGCCGCTTCTTCCGGCATCGGGAACGAAGCGGGGACGGTCGTGACGACTTCGGGTCCGAGCGCCGAGAGCTCGGACAGCAACCCGTTGACCTGTTCGGCGAACGCCGGATCCTCGATGCCTGCGTCCGACTCTGTCGTCACGACGAACGTCTCGGTGGCGATGTCCTCCTCGAGCTGACGCTCCTCGAGCAGCTGCTGAGCGCGCTTGGCCTCGGGCACGTTCGTGAAGTCGAAGTCGGTGGTGAGCGCCGGGCCCAGCAAGGTCGCCGTCGAGGCGATCCCCACGACGAGGATCGCGAGCCAGATCGCCACCGTCCTGCCGGGGTGACGGCTGCTCGCCCTCGCGAGCGATTCGGGATTGATGCGCATCCCGGGTTTCCCCCCTTCTCCGCCGGCTCCCGGCCGGCGCTTGACGTACGCTGTATGCTTACGGCGTACGGGAGCATAGGCATACACCGTAAGCCTGTCAACCCCACCGACGGAGAACGATCGAATGCCCGCAAGGAACCGCAAGAACGGAGCAGTGGCAGCTCCCATGAGAGAGCGTCTGACGCGCGACCGCATCGTCGAGGCGGCGCTCCGCATCATGGACGAGGAGGGCCTCGACGCCGTCTCGATGCGCCGCGTCGCCCGCGAGGTCGGGGTCGAGGCCATGTCGCTCTACCACCACGTGCGCGACAAGGAAGACCTGCTCGACGGCATCTGCGCGCTCGTGATGCGCGACTTCCGGTTCCCCGACGAGGACCGCCCGTGGATCGAGGTCGCCCGCGACGGCGCGCGCGAGTGGCGCCGCGTGCTGCGCCACCACCCGAACGTGATCGCCCTGTGGGCCGATCGCCAGCGACCGATGACCGACCTCGAGTCCCTGATGCCGATGGAGTTCGCCCTCCGTGTGATCGGCCGCGCGGGCATCGACGAGCGAGAGGGCGTCCTCGTGTTCAACGTGCTGGGGGGCTACATCATGGGCGTGGTGATGATGGAGGTGGGCGCGATGTTCTCGGCGGGCACCATGCGCGGCGGGAAGGCGGTCGACCTCAACGCGGTGCACTCGAAGCTGCCCGACGAGGCCATCGCGCAGCTCTTGCCGCCGGAGCGGTTGCCCTGCATCGTCGCGGCGCTGCCCCACCTCGCCGCGTGCGACCCGGATGAGCAGTTCGAGTTCGGGCTCGACCTGTTGCTCGCGGGGATCCAGGCGCGGGTCGTCGCGCCCGCCTGACCCTCACCGCAGCCGGAGCTCCGACCCCACCCGGGCGAAGACCTCGAGCGCCTCGCGCAGGTCGTCTCCCGTGTGGTCGGCCGTCACGATCGTGCGCACCCGCGCGAGGCCCTTGCCGACCGTCGGGAACACGATCGCGGGGCAGAAGACGCCCTCCTCGAAAAGGCGGACCGCGAACGCCTGCGTCCGCTCCTCGTCGCGCGTGATCACCGGCGTGATCGGCGTCTCGCTCGCGCCCGTCTCGTACCCCAGATCGTGCAACCCCGTCTTGAAGAGCTCCGTGTTCGACCACAGCCGAGCCAGGCGCTCGGGCTCGTCGGCGATCACGTCGAGCGCGGTGATGCAGGCGGCGACGACGGGCGGTGGGGCGCTCGTCGAGAACAGGTACGGGCGCCCGCGATTCTGCAGCCACTCGATCAAGTGCGTGGGGCCGGCGATGAACCCGCCCAGTACTCCGATCGCTTTCGAGAGCGTGCCGACCTGGATGTCGACGCGCCCGGGCAACCCGAAGTGATCGACGGTGCCCGCGCCGCCGGTGCCGAGCACCCCCGAGGCGTGCGCGTCGTCGACCATCATGATCGCGCCGTGGCGCTCCGCGACCTCGACCAGTGCGGGCAACGGAGCGATGTCGCCGTCCATCGAGAAGACGCCGTCGGTGATCAGCAGCTGGCGCCGCCCGGGCCGCGCCGTCTCGACGAGCAGCCGGTCTGCGTGGTCGGCGTCGCGGTGATCGAAGACCGCGATCTCCGCGCGCGACAGCCGGGCTCCGTCGATGATCGAGGCGTGGTTCAGGCGGTCGGAGACGATCACG
This genomic interval from Actinomycetota bacterium contains the following:
- a CDS encoding MMPL family transporter codes for the protein MRINPESLARASSRHPGRTVAIWLAILVVGIASTATLLGPALTTDFDFTNVPEAKRAQQLLEERQLEEDIATETFVVTTESDAGIEDPAFAEQVNGLLSELSALGPEVVTTVPASFPMPEEAAADPRVAALGPIPSEDGQAVLFTAVLAGDLDDATGHALEVEEVREAYSRDGIEAYQLGQVSSSEDFKRISEEDLRFGESVGVLAAIIVLIVVFGAVVAGLTPIVMGIFAIAVTLGVVGLFGVLWDFSFFTPNLISMMGLAVGIDYSLFIVSRYREERSKGREKLDAIAMSGATANRAVFFSGLTVVLALAGMLLVPTTIFRSLAGGAIIVVLVSVAASMTLLPAILAMLGDKINAGRIFGRNRTIEHGRPGGFWDRATRAVMGRPVVWLVLAGGFMILLSLPYWLQGHPEDDGQGIKTGLAGIETLPDDAQSKQAFDAIVERFPEAGAQASVKIVVVGDGAVGTPGAEAGAPGELEPEVAASVDAFSASIADDAELGDPLPVQVSQDGSLAVIEVPLTGAATDGQSEAAVATVTRLRETYVPDAFDDSGAQEVLVGGDTAFVKDFFDISDSYTPLIVLLVLGLSFVLLTIVFRSLVVPAKAIVMNLLSVGAAYGLIVLVFQKGGPTIGESIANLFGFEQVDAIEAWLPLFLFSILFGLSMDYHVFLLTRIREEYDKTGDNAEAVAYGLRTTGGIITGAAIIMVAVFAGFAAGRLTSLEQMGFGLAVAVFMDATIVRSILVPSTMRLLGDRNWYLPGWLQWLPKVDVEGHEAAGETAVVVPDSPAELVEAEAKE
- a CDS encoding TetR/AcrR family transcriptional regulator C-terminal domain-containing protein, whose amino-acid sequence is MRERLTRDRIVEAALRIMDEEGLDAVSMRRVAREVGVEAMSLYHHVRDKEDLLDGICALVMRDFRFPDEDRPWIEVARDGAREWRRVLRHHPNVIALWADRQRPMTDLESLMPMEFALRVIGRAGIDEREGVLVFNVLGGYIMGVVMMEVGAMFSAGTMRGGKAVDLNAVHSKLPDEAIAQLLPPERLPCIVAALPHLAACDPDEQFEFGLDLLLAGIQARVVAPA
- a CDS encoding glycine C-acetyltransferase, translated to MSGTLDYLKDELATLERDGLLLHPRTLEGRQGARARYDGRDVINLASNNYLGLASHPRMNEAAAAAAMEFGAGSGAVRTIAGQMTMHRELEARFATFKHAEAALMFQSGFTANAGTVAAILTKEDVIVSDRLNHASIIDGARLSRAEIAVFDHRDADHADRLLVETARPGRRQLLITDGVFSMDGDIAPLPALVEVAERHGAIMMVDDAHASGVLGTGGAGTVDHFGLPGRVDIQVGTLSKAIGVLGGFIAGPTHLIEWLQNRGRPYLFSTSAPPPVVAACITALDVIADEPERLARLWSNTELFKTGLHDLGYETGASETPITPVITRDEERTQAFAVRLFEEGVFCPAIVFPTVGKGLARVRTIVTADHTGDDLREALEVFARVGSELRLR